From Dehalococcoidia bacterium, a single genomic window includes:
- a CDS encoding dihydroorotase: MNLLIRNGRIIDPLKGIDQVGDLLVIGGKIAEVGAGFKPAPTIVDATGLIVSPGFIDLHCHLRQPGFEEKETIASGTGAAARGGFTTVCCMPNTNPPIDKPEVVGQIRETTIKAAVVRVLPIGCVTVGRSGVKLTRMSQMKAAGVIAFSDDGSPVADSDIMRQALETVKTLGVPIIDHCEDPTLAKDGVMNEGALSVRLGYRGIPAAAEERMVARDIQLARETGGHVHIAHVSTKGSVDLIRRAKKEGIPVTAEVTPHHLTLTEEAVLAHGAQAKVNPPLRAQSDVDALILGLGEGIIDAIATDHAPHTIEDKTGNFARCAFGISGFETALGGLMTLVHSGKMDLTTLISRLTLGPARILNLLNLSGSLQVGAAADITIFDPNAEWTVDPEKFASKGKNTPLAGAKLKGKVLLTVFEGRIVYRDESCHLLLNQAI, translated from the coding sequence CAACGGACGTATCATCGATCCCCTCAAAGGGATCGATCAAGTCGGTGATCTTCTGGTCATCGGTGGCAAGATTGCGGAGGTAGGGGCAGGTTTCAAACCTGCCCCTACAATAGTCGATGCCACCGGCTTAATTGTTTCCCCTGGGTTCATCGATCTTCACTGCCATTTGCGTCAGCCGGGATTCGAGGAGAAGGAAACCATTGCCAGTGGCACCGGGGCTGCCGCCAGGGGCGGATTTACTACCGTTTGCTGCATGCCCAATACCAATCCTCCCATCGATAAGCCGGAAGTGGTCGGGCAAATCCGGGAAACAACCATCAAAGCGGCTGTGGTGCGGGTTCTGCCGATAGGGTGTGTCACGGTGGGGCGCTCCGGGGTAAAGTTAACCCGGATGAGCCAGATGAAGGCGGCCGGAGTAATTGCTTTCAGTGACGACGGCAGCCCGGTGGCTGATTCTGATATCATGCGTCAAGCTCTTGAAACAGTAAAAACTCTTGGGGTTCCGATCATCGATCATTGTGAGGACCCAACGCTGGCTAAAGATGGAGTGATGAATGAAGGTGCCTTATCGGTCAGGCTGGGATATAGGGGAATACCTGCAGCTGCCGAGGAGCGGATGGTGGCGCGGGATATCCAGTTGGCCCGGGAGACGGGGGGACACGTTCATATCGCGCACGTGAGCACCAAAGGCTCCGTCGATCTCATTCGCAGAGCCAAAAAAGAGGGCATTCCGGTTACCGCCGAGGTCACGCCGCATCACTTGACTTTGACCGAAGAAGCAGTTCTGGCTCATGGCGCCCAGGCCAAGGTGAATCCACCTCTGAGAGCCCAATCGGATGTGGATGCGCTGATTCTTGGATTGGGCGAAGGAATCATCGATGCTATTGCCACAGACCATGCACCTCACACTATAGAGGATAAGACAGGAAATTTTGCCCGGTGCGCTTTCGGCATCAGCGGTTTTGAAACGGCCCTCGGAGGTCTGATGACTCTGGTCCACAGTGGCAAGATGGATTTGACAACTCTGATCTCCCGATTGACCCTCGGTCCTGCCCGGATTCTCAATCTCCTCAACTTATCGGGGAGCCTTCAAGTTGGCGCTGCTGCAGATATCACTATCTTCGACCCGAATGCCGAGTGGACCGTCGATCCGGAAAAGTTTGCCTCAAAGGGCAAAAATACGCCGCTGGCAGGGGCAAAGCTAAAGGGCAA